A stretch of the Erinaceus europaeus chromosome 23, mEriEur2.1, whole genome shotgun sequence genome encodes the following:
- the LOC107523312 gene encoding zinc finger protein 14-like isoform X1: MSVSLDSITCEDVTVNFSKEEWALLNPSEKKLYKDVMWEIFHNFVSIEKLQEDHFIEQQEHQQRSKQRNVEEKLSEKKEGILYGEKPHECEICHKKFTCSSYLQTSKITQIMENTYKCKLCSKESIQSSNIWTHERSQSGDNFYECKECSRTFSQVNYLLLHEKTHSGDKPYECKQCSKRFSRSNYLQCHEKTHSGEKPYECKQCNKTFRRYSHLWSHKKTHSGEKPYECKQCSKTFRQSSHLQRHKKTHSGEKPYECKQCSKTFICTSSLRQHERTHSGEKPYECKQCSKRFTRSNYLQRHERIHSGEKPYECKQCNKAFRCSSSLQTHERTHSGEKPYVCKQCCKTFSRSCHLWRHKKTHGGAVWEVAKL, translated from the exons GACTCAATAACTTGTGAAGACGTAACTGTGAACTTCAGTAAGGAGGAATGGGCACTACtaaatccttcagagaagaagcTGTACAAAGATGTGATGTGGGAAATATTCCATAACTTTGTCTCAATAG AAAAATTGCAGGAAGATCATTTTATTGAACAACAGGAACACCAGCAAAGAagtaaacaaag aaatgTAGAAGAGAAGTTAtctgagaagaaggaaggaattctATATGGAGAGAAACCTCATGAATGTGAAATATGTCACAAAAAATTCACTTGTTCCAGTTATCTTCAAACATCTAAAATAACTCAAATCATGGAAAATACCTataaatgtaaactatgtagtaaagaaTCCATTCAATCCAGTAATATTTGGACACATGAAAGATCTCAAAGTGGAGATAATTTTTATGAATGTAAAGAATGTAGTAGAACATTCAGTCAAGTCAATTATCTTCTGTTACATGAAAAAACTCACAGTGGAGataaaccttatgaatgtaaacaatgtagtaaaagatTTAGTCGCTCCAATTATCTTCAGTGCCATGAAAAaactcatagtggagagaaaccctatgaatgtaaacaatgtaataaAACATTCAGGCGATACAGTCATCTTTGGAGCCATAAaaaaactcacagtggagagaaaccctatgaatgtaaacaatgtagtaaaacattcaggcaatccagTCATCTTCAGCGCCATAAaaaaactcacagtggagagaaaccctatgaatgtaaacaatgtagtaaaacattcatttgCACCAGTTCTCTTCGgcaacatgaaagaactcacagtggagagaaaccctatgaatgtaaacaatgtagtaaaaggtTTACTCGCTCCAATTATCTTCAGcgccatgaaagaattcacagtggagagaaaccctatgaatgtaaacaatgtaataaAGCATTCAGGTGTTCTAGctctcttcagacacatgaaaggactcacagtggagagaaaccatatGTTTGTAAACAATGTTGTAAGACATTCAGTCGATCTTGTCATCTTTGGAGACATAAAAAAACTCACGGTGGagctgtctgggaggtggcaaagttgtaa